One Cynocephalus volans isolate mCynVol1 chromosome 7, mCynVol1.pri, whole genome shotgun sequence genomic region harbors:
- the LOC134382757 gene encoding low molecular weight phosphotyrosine protein phosphatase-like: MAKKMLRSVLFACLGNICWSLIAEAAFRKLVTDQNVSDNWRIDSAATSTYDRGNPPDFRGQSCMKRHGTPMSHVAWWVTEEDFTTSDYILCMDESNLRDLKRKSNQVKNCKAKTELLGNYDPQKQLAIEDPYYGNDSDFEVVYQQCARCCRAFLEKAH, from the coding sequence ATGGCCAAGAAGATGCTTAGGTCAGTGCTGTTTGCGTGTCTGGGTAACATCTGTTGGTCACTGATTGCAGAAGCAGCTTTCAGAAAACTTGTAACTGACCAAAATGTTTCAGATAATTGGAGGATAGACAGTGCAGCGACATCCACGTATGACAGAGGAAACCCTCCTGATTTTCGGGGACAAAGCTGCATGAAGAGGCACGGTACTCCCATGAGTCACGTTGCCTGGTGGGTTACCGAAGAAGACTTCACCACATCTGATTATATACTGTGTATGGATGAAAGCAATCTGAGGGATTTGAAGAGAAaaagtaatcaagttaaaaacTGCAAAGCTAAAACTGAACTACTTGGGAACTATGATCCACAAAAACAACTTGCTATTGAAGATCCTTATTATGGGAATGACTCTGACTTTGAGGTGGTGTACCAGCAATGTGCCAGGTGCTGCAGGGCGTTCCTGGAGAAGGCTCACTGA